One Acidobacteriota bacterium DNA segment encodes these proteins:
- a CDS encoding CRTAC1 family protein, which produces MRIQPRSILSFSNQLRTRQNLSAALGAQASLLAIKEAARRSVSLALRKSGTELRKLRGFSFCRRDARAPREGVVLFSFVFLCLIVGLLSVAANPQPSTPQGRPPQFTDIAAQAGLTSPSLYGAPLAKRYIIETNGCGVAFYDYDKDGWLDVLVLSGTRLEGNEQATNRLYRNNRNGTFTDVTAKAGLTRTGWASGLCIGDYDNDGNDDLFITYWGANVLYKNNGNGTFTDVTTKAKLDFAGTRWGSGCTFIDYDRDGKLDLFVSNYLSFDLKTAPVPGVSANCAWKGIPVNCGPKGLPYARNWLYHNNGDGTFSDVSEKSGISKVFERYPMTAVAADFNEDGWLDLYVACDSTASILYRNNGDGTFTDVALESGAAYNEDGQPQAGMGLGLGDYNNDGHLDIFKTHFADDTPILYRNVGKMIFEDVTMFAGFGAATKYVCWGAGMPDLDNDGWPDVAFVTGNVYPEVEQHFKEYPHRSPRVVFRNLGNGKFADVSQVSGPGVLAPHSSRGAAFGDFDNDGDQDWLVMNMNEPPSLLRNAYDGKNNWLKIKTVGVKSNRTGLGARVVVTVGERSQTQTVLSQSSYYSHDDLRLHFGLGDKAKADRVTIYWPSGQVDVWKDVAARQVFVAREGQGK; this is translated from the coding sequence ATGCGAATTCAACCAAGAAGCATTTTGTCATTTAGCAACCAGCTTAGAACCCGTCAGAATCTGAGCGCCGCTCTGGGAGCGCAAGCATCCTTGCTTGCTATCAAAGAAGCCGCGCGGCGTTCCGTTTCCCTCGCTTTACGAAAATCGGGGACGGAGCTAAGGAAGCTGCGCGGCTTTTCTTTTTGCAGGCGAGACGCCCGCGCTCCCAGGGAAGGCGTCGTGCTCTTTTCATTCGTATTTCTTTGCTTGATCGTTGGGCTGCTCAGTGTTGCCGCCAATCCGCAACCATCAACGCCCCAGGGCCGCCCGCCGCAATTCACCGACATCGCCGCGCAAGCGGGCCTGACCTCTCCCAGTCTTTACGGTGCGCCGCTCGCCAAACGCTACATCATCGAAACCAATGGCTGTGGCGTCGCTTTTTACGATTACGATAAAGACGGCTGGCTGGACGTGCTGGTGTTGAGCGGCACGCGGTTGGAAGGCAATGAACAAGCGACGAATCGCCTCTATCGCAACAATCGCAACGGCACGTTTACCGACGTGACCGCCAAAGCCGGACTGACGCGCACCGGCTGGGCTTCGGGCCTGTGCATCGGCGATTACGACAACGACGGCAACGACGATTTGTTCATCACGTATTGGGGCGCGAACGTGCTTTATAAAAATAACGGCAACGGCACGTTCACGGATGTCACAACCAAAGCCAAACTGGATTTTGCCGGCACACGCTGGGGTTCAGGCTGCACGTTTATTGATTATGACCGCGACGGCAAGCTCGATCTGTTCGTCTCGAACTATCTCAGCTTCGATTTGAAAACCGCGCCGGTGCCGGGCGTCTCGGCCAATTGCGCGTGGAAGGGCATCCCGGTGAATTGCGGGCCGAAGGGGTTGCCCTACGCGCGCAACTGGCTCTATCACAACAACGGCGACGGCACGTTCAGCGATGTCTCGGAAAAATCCGGCATCAGCAAAGTCTTCGAGCGTTACCCGATGACCGCCGTGGCCGCCGATTTCAACGAAGACGGCTGGCTGGATTTGTACGTCGCCTGCGATTCAACGGCCAGCATTCTGTATCGCAACAACGGCGACGGCACTTTTACTGACGTCGCGTTGGAAAGCGGCGCGGCTTATAACGAAGACGGCCAGCCGCAAGCCGGGATGGGCCTGGGGCTGGGCGATTATAACAACGACGGCCATCTGGATATTTTCAAAACGCACTTCGCCGATGACACGCCGATCCTTTATCGCAATGTTGGCAAAATGATTTTTGAAGATGTGACGATGTTCGCGGGCTTTGGCGCGGCGACGAAATACGTGTGCTGGGGCGCGGGGATGCCCGATCTCGATAACGACGGCTGGCCCGATGTGGCCTTCGTCACCGGCAACGTTTACCCCGAAGTCGAGCAGCATTTCAAAGAGTATCCGCACCGCAGCCCGCGCGTCGTCTTCCGCAATCTGGGCAATGGCAAATTCGCCGATGTCAGCCAAGTGAGCGGCCCCGGCGTGCTCGCGCCGCACAGCAGCCGGGGCGCGGCCTTCGGCGACTTTGACAACGACGGCGACCAGGATTGGCTGGTGATGAATATGAACGAGCCGCCTTCGCTGTTACGCAACGCTTACGACGGCAAAAACAACTGGCTCAAAATCAAAACCGTCGGCGTCAAATCCAATCGCACCGGCCTGGGCGCGCGCGTCGTCGTGACTGTGGGCGAACGCAGCCAAACGCAAACCGTGCTGAGCCAGAGCAGCTATTATTCGCACGATGATTTGCGCCTGCATTTCGGCTTGGGCGACAAGGCCAAGGCCGACCGCGTCACGATCTATTGGCCGAGCGGACAGGTGGATGTGTGGAAAGACGTGGCGGCGCGGCAGGTTTTTGTGGCCAGAGAAGGACAAGGGAAGTAG
- a CDS encoding MFS transporter, producing MHKPRLSFWQIWNMSFGFMGIQFGWGLQLANMSGIYSQLGAEPDKIPLLWLAGPMTGLLVQPIIGSLSDRTWNRLGRRRPYFLVGALLSSMALFLMPNSGALWMAAGLLWVLDASINVSMEPFRAFVADKLPEEQRTTGFVMQSFFIGIGQTVANVLPYLFARLGVTGTTASGVSLTVKYAFQLGALAFLLCVLYTVLTTQEYPPEDLKEFNRRKAEQRGLGHFLAEIAEAVKAMPATMKQLAAVQIFTWLGLFCMWMFFGLMTSYHVFNAPNAQSELFRQGGEWTGICFAVYSVVCFIVAFALPKFAALTSRKTVHAFALVCGAVGLLSTYFIQNQYVLLLTMVGVGIAWASILSMPYAILSGALPPERMGVYMGIFNFSIVIPEIVASLTFQPLVKHVFQNNPLYVVMLGGASMLVAALLVSRVREHYAEVVTLKEATA from the coding sequence ATGCATAAACCGCGACTAAGCTTTTGGCAGATTTGGAACATGAGCTTTGGCTTCATGGGCATACAGTTCGGCTGGGGGCTGCAACTGGCGAATATGAGCGGTATTTATTCCCAGCTTGGCGCCGAGCCTGACAAAATTCCGCTGCTCTGGCTGGCGGGGCCGATGACCGGCTTGCTCGTGCAACCGATCATCGGTTCGTTGAGCGACCGCACCTGGAACCGTTTGGGACGGCGGCGGCCTTACTTTCTGGTCGGCGCGCTTCTGAGTTCAATGGCGTTGTTTCTGATGCCCAATTCAGGCGCGTTGTGGATGGCCGCCGGCTTGTTGTGGGTGCTCGATGCCAGCATCAACGTTTCGATGGAGCCGTTCCGCGCCTTTGTCGCGGACAAGTTGCCCGAAGAGCAGCGCACGACCGGCTTTGTGATGCAATCGTTTTTCATCGGCATAGGCCAAACCGTCGCCAATGTGTTGCCATACTTGTTTGCCCGCCTTGGCGTCACCGGCACCACGGCCAGCGGCGTCTCGTTGACGGTCAAATACGCCTTTCAACTCGGCGCGTTGGCCTTTCTGCTCTGCGTGCTGTACACCGTGTTGACCACGCAAGAATACCCGCCCGAAGACTTGAAGGAATTCAACCGGCGCAAAGCCGAGCAGCGCGGTCTGGGCCACTTTCTGGCCGAAATCGCCGAGGCCGTCAAAGCCATGCCCGCGACGATGAAGCAACTGGCCGCCGTCCAAATCTTCACCTGGCTCGGTCTGTTTTGTATGTGGATGTTTTTCGGGTTGATGACTTCGTACCACGTTTTCAATGCGCCGAATGCGCAATCCGAGTTGTTCCGGCAAGGCGGCGAATGGACGGGCATTTGTTTCGCTGTCTATTCGGTTGTGTGCTTTATCGTGGCTTTTGCGCTGCCGAAATTTGCGGCTCTGACCAGTCGCAAGACAGTGCACGCTTTCGCGCTGGTGTGCGGCGCGGTCGGGTTGCTCTCAACCTATTTCATCCAAAATCAATACGTGCTCTTGCTGACGATGGTGGGCGTAGGCATCGCGTGGGCTTCGATCCTGTCTATGCCCTACGCTATTTTGTCGGGCGCGCTACCGCCAGAGCGGATGGGCGTTTATATGGGCATCTTCAATTTCTCGATTGTCATTCCTGAAATCGTGGCCTCGCTGACATTCCAGCCGCTGGTCAAACACGTCTTTCAGAACAATCCGCTCTATGTGGTGATGCTGGGCGGCGCGAGTATGTTGGTGGCGGCGCTGTTGGTCAGCCGCGTGCGTGAACATTACGCTGAAGTGGTCACGCTGAAAGAAGCCACGGCATAA
- a CDS encoding cyclomaltodextrinase N-terminal domain-containing protein has translation MTTWLPNFARARLGWLLLWLFVLPCAVQWLAVRARATLAAPEVSKVEPPNWWAGHSLNPVRVLLRGRNLQGARVTATRAGVTPRAIRINDAGTYLFVAVQIERRAAPGSYPLRLTTAAGTTQVPFEITPALPRAGNFQGFTSDDVIYLLMPDRFCNGDTANDDPAVSRGLFDRSKGRRYHGGDLQGVINRLPYLKELGVTALWLNPIYDNNNQLDQKEVYDNEPTTGYHGYGAVDFYAVEEHFGDLRKFRELVAAAHRLGLKVIQDQVANHAGPYHPWVKDAPTPTWFNGTAAAHLDENWQTHWLMDPHATPELLRPVLDGWFINLLPDLNQNDPETARYLTQNTLWWLGMTGLDAIRQDTLPYVPRKFWRDWMMAIKREYPRVNVVGETLDGLPAQVAFFQGGAPRLDGVDSKIDTEFDYPLFYPLRRVFAEGQSMRQLTEILNQDYLYPAPEKLVTLLGSHDVPRFLNERGATVEGLKLAFTFILTVRGTPQLYYGDEIALRGGADPDNRRDFPGGWPDDARNAFTDEGRTEEERDVFAHVQKALRLRAELEPLRRGRMAHLAVNDQTYLFARYTAHKTVLVAFNNHSEPQTIEAVIPRQLKLADGTVLRNRLGAGAAVKLENGKIKFTLDRRAAVILAPAP, from the coding sequence ATGACAACTTGGTTGCCGAATTTTGCCCGCGCTCGTTTGGGCTGGTTGTTGCTTTGGCTGTTCGTCCTGCCGTGCGCCGTGCAATGGCTGGCTGTCCGCGCGCGCGCCACGCTGGCCGCGCCCGAAGTCAGCAAAGTCGAACCACCTAACTGGTGGGCTGGACATTCGCTCAATCCGGTGCGTGTGCTGTTGCGCGGGCGCAATTTGCAAGGCGCGCGTGTGACCGCGACGCGCGCGGGCGTGACGCCCCGCGCCATCCGCATCAATGACGCAGGCACGTACCTGTTCGTAGCTGTGCAGATCGAACGCCGCGCCGCGCCTGGCAGCTATCCGCTGCGCCTTACGACGGCGGCGGGCACGACCCAAGTGCCATTTGAAATCACCCCCGCTTTGCCGCGCGCCGGCAATTTTCAAGGCTTCACGTCCGACGATGTGATTTACCTGTTGATGCCCGACCGCTTTTGCAATGGCGATACGGCCAACGACGACCCGGCGGTGTCGCGCGGTTTGTTTGATCGCAGCAAAGGGCGCCGCTATCACGGCGGCGATTTGCAAGGCGTCATCAATCGCTTGCCGTATTTGAAAGAACTCGGCGTGACGGCCCTCTGGCTCAATCCGATCTACGACAACAACAATCAGCTCGATCAAAAAGAGGTTTACGACAACGAGCCGACGACCGGCTATCACGGCTATGGCGCGGTGGATTTTTACGCTGTCGAAGAGCACTTCGGCGACCTGCGCAAGTTCCGCGAACTGGTCGCTGCCGCGCACCGGCTTGGCCTCAAGGTGATTCAAGACCAAGTCGCCAATCACGCTGGTCCTTATCATCCCTGGGTCAAAGATGCGCCCACACCCACCTGGTTCAACGGCACAGCGGCTGCGCATCTTGACGAAAACTGGCAAACGCATTGGCTGATGGATCCGCACGCCACGCCCGAATTGTTGCGGCCCGTGCTGGACGGCTGGTTCATCAACTTGTTGCCTGACCTGAACCAGAACGATCCCGAAACGGCGCGCTATCTAACGCAAAACACGCTCTGGTGGCTCGGGATGACGGGCCTCGATGCGATTCGGCAAGACACGCTGCCTTACGTACCGCGCAAGTTTTGGCGCGACTGGATGATGGCCATCAAACGCGAATACCCGCGCGTCAACGTCGTCGGCGAAACGCTGGATGGCTTGCCCGCGCAGGTGGCGTTCTTTCAAGGCGGTGCGCCGCGTTTAGACGGGGTTGATTCAAAGATTGATACCGAGTTCGATTACCCGCTGTTTTACCCGCTGCGCCGCGTCTTTGCCGAAGGCCAATCCATGCGCCAACTGACCGAGATTCTCAATCAAGACTACCTGTACCCCGCGCCCGAAAAGTTGGTCACCTTGCTCGGTTCGCACGATGTGCCACGCTTTCTGAACGAACGCGGCGCAACGGTGGAGGGCTTGAAACTGGCCTTCACGTTTATTCTCACGGTGCGCGGCACGCCGCAGTTGTATTACGGCGATGAGATCGCGTTGCGCGGCGGCGCTGATCCCGACAACCGGCGCGATTTTCCCGGTGGTTGGCCGGACGATGCGCGCAATGCTTTCACCGACGAGGGCCGCACGGAAGAAGAGCGCGACGTGTTTGCGCACGTTCAGAAAGCCTTGCGCCTGCGGGCGGAACTCGAACCGCTGCGGCGCGGGCGCATGGCGCATCTGGCGGTCAACGATCAGACCTATCTCTTTGCTCGTTACACTGCCCATAAAACAGTGCTCGTTGCGTTCAATAACCACAGCGAACCGCAAACAATCGAGGCCGTCATCCCGCGTCAGTTGAAGCTGGCCGATGGCACGGTGCTCAGGAATCGGTTAGGCGCTGGTGCCGCAGTCAAACTCGAAAATGGCAAAATCAAATTTACGTTGGATCGGCGCGCGGCGGTGATTCTCGCCCCCGCTCCATAA
- a CDS encoding TonB-dependent receptor, producing the protein MREAWKSALLSLCVVLALTGLSTLTFGQAVFGSIYGSVTDSNGAAVPGATVTITDVAKNVSFTETTNEQGYFNKQRLVLGLYKVEVKKDGFKTAVQESVAVNVDVSTQVTITLQTGQVSEQVTVTAEAPLLKADRADVATTFEQKLFTDLPTFDRNFTRFELLTPGAARCCAGWDHAASENPQGSLQINVNGQHFSGTSYQLDGTDNRDPILGIIVINPTLESVSEAKVTTQNYDAEFGMANAGVVTAQTKSGTNELHGSGFGYRRSGFGQARNPFTEPKSVPQTRWGQFGGSLGGTIVKNKLFYFGDYQGQRSAEGGSTRLSVPTALARTGDLSEYGVNIYDPLSGNQTNGTGRTQFVTGGKANVIPTARLSTQALNLLKLIPLPNVAGAGVENNFTVSGTQAFNTNAFNTRGDYYSSEKMHIFGRYSFAAFKIDGPNAFGKGGGAALGTLGGKSDVRNQSIAAGFDKTVSNNWLTDFRFGFLRYRVAVLPFDYGTQPAKDAGIPGLNFDNTFTSGLPQLNINGKGGFLAGSGLDASRCNCPLDEQEQQFQYVNNWTNTRGAHSVKFGTDLRWAQNLRVPSDAHRSGQLSFNNDRTSQVGGAGGGLGIATFLLGDTTFLNRYVSTATTAAERQKRIFFYGQDTWRVSPKLTLNYGLRWDLTFPETLNAAGNGGFFDIATGEIRVAGVGDIGSNGNIKMNYKNFAPRLGLSYKLSEKTVIRAGYGRSYDIGVFGSVFGHAVTQNLPVLAVQEVRGAGGNSFNAAFNLKDGPPQFTNYFGLNKTPKNGGTANASLPSNGRFFLPDGVFARIRPERMRLASVDAWNVTVQHQITNSISVEAAYVGNKGTHVFAGGGPAFNANQPTLVGFLNAAGQRTDTNTRKPFFQQFGLSQGLDYFCNCSSNNYNALQLKAEKRFSGGYSLLAHYTASRNYNFDGDYFPIDARVAYGPNDTDRTHVIVLTNLYELPVGKGKKFLGNASRAANLIVGGWQINQSTNLSSGLPFSLSYQNCGDDRDAGPCRVNVTGDVATGDGSLDAAGRRIWFTPASAVLAAPGATNGIFTRPTRGTLGTSGRNAFRGPWYWQTDLSLTKSLIVTERIRGTFHWEMFNFFNHVNLGQPNTCVDCSLGTGGTSGKIEGTAFGSTQRRMQFGLRLQF; encoded by the coding sequence ATGAGAGAAGCATGGAAATCTGCTTTGCTCTCGTTGTGCGTAGTGCTGGCCTTGACCGGCTTGTCTACACTAACGTTTGGACAAGCCGTTTTCGGCAGCATCTACGGTTCGGTGACTGACAGCAACGGCGCGGCAGTGCCGGGCGCGACGGTGACGATCACCGATGTCGCCAAGAACGTCAGCTTTACCGAAACCACCAACGAGCAAGGCTATTTCAACAAACAACGGCTGGTGCTCGGCCTTTACAAGGTCGAAGTTAAAAAGGACGGCTTCAAAACCGCCGTGCAGGAAAGCGTCGCCGTCAACGTTGATGTTTCGACGCAAGTCACTATCACGCTGCAAACCGGCCAGGTCAGCGAACAGGTGACGGTCACCGCCGAAGCGCCCTTGCTCAAGGCCGACCGCGCCGATGTGGCGACGACCTTCGAGCAGAAACTGTTCACCGACCTGCCGACCTTTGACCGCAACTTCACGCGCTTCGAATTGCTCACGCCCGGCGCAGCGCGTTGCTGCGCCGGTTGGGATCACGCGGCGAGCGAAAACCCACAAGGCTCGTTACAGATCAACGTCAACGGCCAGCACTTCAGCGGCACGTCTTATCAGCTTGACGGCACCGACAATCGCGACCCGATTCTCGGCATCATCGTCATCAACCCGACCTTGGAATCGGTCAGCGAAGCCAAAGTCACCACGCAAAACTACGACGCCGAATTCGGCATGGCGAATGCCGGCGTCGTCACCGCGCAAACCAAGTCGGGCACCAACGAATTGCACGGCAGCGGCTTTGGTTACCGCCGCAGCGGCTTCGGGCAAGCGCGCAATCCCTTCACCGAGCCGAAGAGCGTGCCGCAAACGCGCTGGGGCCAGTTCGGCGGTTCATTGGGCGGCACCATCGTCAAGAACAAGCTTTTCTATTTCGGCGACTATCAAGGCCAACGCAGCGCCGAAGGCGGTTCGACTCGTTTGAGCGTGCCGACGGCGTTGGCGCGCACGGGCGATCTGAGCGAGTACGGCGTCAACATCTACGACCCGTTGAGCGGCAATCAAACCAACGGCACGGGCCGCACACAATTCGTCACGGGCGGCAAGGCCAACGTTATCCCAACGGCGCGCCTCTCGACGCAGGCGCTCAACCTGCTCAAGCTGATTCCGCTGCCGAACGTGGCGGGCGCGGGCGTGGAAAACAATTTCACCGTCTCCGGCACGCAGGCCTTCAACACCAATGCCTTTAACACACGCGGCGATTATTACAGCAGCGAGAAGATGCACATCTTCGGGCGCTATAGCTTCGCAGCCTTCAAGATTGACGGCCCGAACGCCTTTGGCAAAGGCGGCGGCGCGGCGCTGGGCACGCTCGGCGGCAAATCCGACGTGCGCAACCAGAGCATTGCGGCGGGCTTCGACAAAACTGTCAGCAACAACTGGCTGACCGATTTCCGCTTCGGCTTCCTGCGTTATCGCGTGGCGGTGCTGCCCTTCGATTACGGCACGCAACCGGCGAAGGACGCGGGCATTCCGGGCCTGAATTTCGACAACACCTTCACGTCGGGCCTGCCGCAATTGAACATCAACGGCAAGGGCGGTTTCCTGGCCGGTTCGGGCCTTGACGCCAGCCGTTGCAACTGTCCGCTCGACGAACAGGAGCAGCAGTTCCAATACGTCAACAACTGGACGAACACGCGCGGCGCGCATTCGGTCAAGTTCGGCACCGACCTGCGTTGGGCGCAGAACCTGCGCGTGCCTTCCGACGCGCATCGTTCGGGCCAGTTGAGTTTCAACAACGACCGCACGTCGCAAGTCGGCGGCGCGGGCGGCGGTTTGGGCATCGCCACCTTCTTGCTGGGCGACACGACGTTCCTGAATCGTTATGTCAGCACGGCCACCACGGCGGCTGAGCGGCAAAAACGCATCTTCTTTTATGGTCAGGACACCTGGCGCGTCTCGCCCAAACTGACGCTCAATTACGGTCTGCGTTGGGATTTGACTTTCCCTGAAACGCTGAACGCGGCGGGCAACGGCGGCTTCTTTGATATTGCCACGGGCGAAATCCGTGTGGCCGGTGTCGGCGACATCGGCAGCAACGGCAATATCAAGATGAACTATAAAAACTTCGCGCCGCGCTTGGGCCTGTCTTACAAGCTGAGCGAGAAGACGGTCATCCGCGCGGGTTATGGCCGCAGTTATGACATCGGCGTTTTCGGTTCGGTCTTCGGCCACGCCGTGACGCAGAACCTGCCCGTGCTGGCCGTACAGGAAGTGCGCGGCGCGGGCGGCAACAGCTTCAACGCGGCCTTCAACCTAAAAGACGGCCCGCCGCAATTCACCAACTACTTCGGCTTGAACAAGACGCCGAAAAACGGCGGCACGGCCAACGCCTCGCTGCCTTCCAACGGGCGCTTCTTCCTGCCGGACGGCGTCTTTGCGCGCATTCGCCCCGAACGCATGCGGCTGGCTTCGGTGGATGCCTGGAACGTCACCGTGCAGCATCAGATCACCAACAGCATTTCGGTGGAAGCGGCGTATGTCGGCAACAAAGGCACGCACGTCTTTGCCGGCGGCGGCCCGGCCTTCAACGCCAATCAGCCGACGCTGGTGGGCTTCCTGAATGCCGCCGGTCAACGCACCGACACCAACACGCGCAAGCCGTTCTTCCAACAGTTCGGCCTGTCGCAGGGCCTGGATTACTTCTGCAACTGCTCGTCGAACAATTACAACGCCTTGCAGTTGAAAGCCGAAAAACGCTTCTCCGGCGGTTATTCGTTGCTGGCGCATTACACCGCGTCGCGCAACTACAATTTCGACGGCGATTACTTTCCGATTGACGCGCGGGTCGCTTATGGCCCGAACGACACCGACCGCACGCATGTGATCGTGCTGACGAACTTGTATGAACTGCCAGTGGGCAAGGGCAAGAAGTTCCTCGGCAACGCATCGCGCGCGGCCAACCTGATCGTGGGCGGTTGGCAGATCAATCAATCCACCAACCTGTCGAGCGGCCTGCCCTTCTCGCTCAGTTATCAAAACTGTGGCGACGACCGCGACGCTGGCCCTTGCCGCGTCAACGTCACGGGCGATGTCGCCACGGGTGACGGCAGTCTGGATGCCGCCGGACGCCGCATCTGGTTCACGCCCGCTTCGGCAGTGCTGGCCGCACCGGGCGCCACCAACGGCATCTTCACCCGGCCAACACGCGGCACGCTGGGCACCTCGGGGCGCAACGCCTTCCGTGGCCCCTGGTATTGGCAGACCGATCTGTCGTTGACCAAGAGCTTGATCGT